Proteins encoded in a region of the Deinococcus hopiensis KR-140 genome:
- a CDS encoding transposase: protein MINTPRKKSGRPRPDARSVFSGLIPWPEPGSPWSQLPRRNSPKSTVYGRLCAWGEVSARRGPPSSKRTTRSWAPIGNGASRRRAHGQSPSGEKGV, encoded by the coding sequence GAGCGGGCGTCCCAGACCGGACGCCCGCTCGGTCTTCAGCGGCCTCATCCCCTGGCCTGAACCCGGCAGTCCGTGGAGTCAGCTCCCCCGCAGAAACAGCCCGAAATCCACGGTCTATGGGCGGTTGTGCGCCTGGGGAGAAGTTTCCGCGCGGCGTGGGCCACCGTCCTCGAAGAGGACGACCCGGAGTTGGGCACCGATTGGGAATGGGGCAAGCCGCCGACGGGCGCATGGTCAAAGCCCCAGTGGGGAAAAGGGGGTCTAG